A window from Ictalurus furcatus strain D&B chromosome 16, Billie_1.0, whole genome shotgun sequence encodes these proteins:
- the LOC128620853 gene encoding uncharacterized protein LOC128620853: MNGSGKLRVAVVGAGAAGLCAARHILSRAELFEPPVVFEQSARVGGTWYYEERVGTSDDGRPIHGSMYRDLRTNLPKEVMMFPDFPFDSHLPSFLTHWDVQQYLETYCKSHDITPHIKFNTMVEEVKPISMETDEGGAVRWEVISRGMHGGHSTQTFDSGFICSGHYSAPHLPSIPGIEHFKGKVMHSHSYRCPEPFAHQSVVVLGAGASGVDISFELAQAKAQVILSHNKPALPFSLPLEIKQAPPVVKVLDDGSLFFQDGSVAHAQVLLLCTGYKYQFPFLCPKQLGLEVQHHLLAPLYKYLVLPAFPSLFFIGVCTIICPFLHFHYQIQFALAVLDGTVQLPSRELMDEDVERERQRKTQMGVHLLQMDSDQWDYYVSLAKTAGLPPPNPVIQSLYEEVARQRRANPQAYRELNYKLVNATEWQLFNAPSEQTDNI; this comes from the exons ATGAATGGCTCCGGAAAACTCCGCGTGGCTGTAGTTGGAGCAGGGGCAGCGGGATTATGTGCAGCTCGTCACATCCTGTCTCGAGCCGAACTGTTCGAGCCGCCCGTGGTGTTCGAGCAGAGCGCGCGCGTGGGAGGCACGTGGTACTACGAGGAGCGCGTGGGCACTTCTGACGACGGCCGGCCGATCCATGGCAGCATGTACAGAGACCTGAG AACCAACCTGCCTAAAGAGGTCATGATGTTTCCTGATTTTCCCTTTGACTCCCACTTGCCCTCTTTTCTGACCCACTGGGATGTTCAGCAGTATTTAGAGACATACTGCAAGAGTCAtgacatcacaccacacattaaG TTCAACACTATGGTGGAAGAGGTGAAACCCATCTCCATGGAGACAGATGAAGGGGGGGCTGTGAGGTGGGAGGTAATTTCGCGTGGCATGCACGGAGGACATAGCACACAGACATTCGACTCTGGGTTCATCTGCAGTGG TCATTATTCTGCGCCCCATTTGCCCTCCATTCCAGGAATAGAGCATTTTAAAG GAAAGGTGATGCACAGCCACTCTTATCGCTGCCCAGAGCCTTTTGCCCATCAATCTGTTGTGGTCTTGGGTGCGGGAGCATCTGGGGTTGACATCTCGTTTGAGCTGGCTCAAGCTAAAGCCCAG GTGATTTTGAGCCATAATAAGCCAGCCCTGCCATTTTCTTTGCCTCTGGAAATCAAGCAGGCACCTCCTGTAGTGAAGGTGCTGGACGATGGCTCTCTGTTCTTCCAGGATGGTTCAGTGGCCCACGCTCAAGTTCTTCTGCTTTGCACTGGATACAAATACCAATTCCCATTCCTCTGCCCAAAACAGCTTGGCCTGGAGGTGCAGCACCACCTACTGGCTCCTCTTTACAAGTACCTGGTGCTTCCAGCCTTTCCCTCACTCTTTTTTATAGGTGTGTGCACAATCATCTGCCCTTTTCTTCACTTCCATTATCAG ATCCAGTTTGCGCTTGCAGTTCTTGACGGCACTGTGCAGTTGCCCTCACGTGAGTTGATGGACGaagatgtagagagagagaggcaaagaaAGACACAGATGGGTGTTCACCTCCTGCAAATGGATTCTGATCAGTGGGATTACTATGTGAGTCTGGCAAAAACAGCAGGGTTGCCTCCTCCAAATCCAGTTATACAAAGTCTCTATGAAGAAGTAGCGAGACAACGACGGGCAAACCCTCAAGCCTACAGAGAACTGAACTACAAATTGGTTAATGCCACTGAGTGGCAGCTTTTCAATGCACCTTCTGAACAAACTGATAATATTTAG